The Streptomyces sp. NL15-2K genome contains a region encoding:
- a CDS encoding IS481 family transposase, translating into MPHRNAPLTETGRLRLARCVVEDGWTLRRAAERFQVSPTTAQRWADRYRRLGEPGMADHSSRPRTSPRRTPTRTERRIIKVRVLRRWGPARIAGLLRLVPSTVHRVLTRYGLARLTHLDRATGRVIRRYERAKPGELVHVDIKKLGNIPDGGGHKTLGRQAGRKTRSGAGYSYLHNAVDDHSRLAYSEIHADEKKETAVGFWSRAQAYFATCGITVERVLTDNGSCYKSHLWRDALAAAGITHKRTRAYRPQTNGKVERFNRTLLDEWAYARPYRSEQERRDAFPSWLHTYNHHRGHTALKGQPPASRVPNLSGQYT; encoded by the coding sequence GTGCCCCACCGTAATGCACCCCTGACCGAGACCGGACGCCTGCGCCTGGCCCGCTGCGTGGTCGAGGACGGCTGGACCCTGCGCCGGGCCGCTGAGCGATTCCAAGTCTCGCCAACCACCGCACAGCGATGGGCCGACCGCTACCGCCGGCTCGGCGAGCCTGGCATGGCCGACCACTCCAGCCGCCCCCGCACCAGCCCGCGACGGACCCCGACCCGTACCGAGCGCAGGATCATCAAAGTCCGCGTACTGCGCAGGTGGGGGCCAGCACGGATCGCAGGCCTGCTCCGCCTGGTGCCGTCCACCGTGCACCGGGTGCTGACCCGCTACGGCCTGGCCCGCCTGACCCACCTCGACCGGGCCACTGGGCGCGTCATCCGTCGCTACGAACGTGCCAAGCCCGGCGAACTGGTCCACGTCGACATCAAGAAGCTCGGCAACATCCCCGACGGCGGCGGCCACAAGACCCTCGGACGCCAGGCGGGCCGCAAGACCCGGTCCGGCGCCGGCTACAGCTACCTCCACAACGCCGTCGACGACCACTCCCGCCTGGCCTACAGCGAGATCCACGCAGACGAGAAGAAGGAGACCGCTGTCGGCTTCTGGAGTCGCGCCCAGGCGTACTTCGCCACCTGCGGGATCACCGTCGAACGCGTCCTGACCGACAACGGCTCCTGCTACAAATCCCACCTGTGGCGAGACGCCCTGGCAGCAGCCGGGATCACGCACAAGCGAACCCGCGCCTACCGGCCGCAGACGAACGGCAAGGTCGAACGCTTCAACCGCACCCTGCTCGACGAATGGGCCTACGCCCGCCCCTACCGATCAGAGCAGGAACGACGCGACGCCTTCCCCAGCTGGCTGCACACCTACAATCACCACCGCGGACACACCGCGCTCAAGGGCCAACCACCCGCCAGCCGCGTCCCTAACCTCTCAGGGCAATACACCTAG
- a CDS encoding DUF3107 domain-containing protein: MEVKIGVQHAPREIVLESGQSAEEVERAVSEALAGKSQLLTLVDEHGRKVLVPADRLAYVELGEPAPRKVGFGAL, encoded by the coding sequence GTGGAGGTCAAGATCGGCGTGCAGCACGCGCCTCGCGAGATCGTTCTGGAGAGCGGTCAGAGTGCCGAGGAGGTCGAGCGGGCGGTGTCCGAGGCGCTGGCCGGCAAGTCACAGCTGCTGACCCTCGTGGACGAGCACGGCCGCAAGGTCCTGGTACCGGCGGACCGCCTCGCCTACGTCGAGCTCGGTGAGCCGGCCCCGCGCAAGGTGGGCTTCGGCGCGCTGTAG
- a CDS encoding TetR/AcrR family transcriptional regulator, translating to MTAIEQTEAARPRGTRLPRRARRNQLLGAAQEVFVAQGYHAAAMDDIAERAGVSKPVLYQHFPGKLDLYLALLDQHCESLIQAVRNALASTTDNKQRVRATMDAYFAYVEDDGGAFRLVFESDLTNEPAVRERVDKVTNECAEAICDVIAEDTGLSRAESMLLASGLGGLAQVVARSWLHSDRSVPRDQAVQLLTSLAWRGIAGFPLHGTDHH from the coding sequence GTGACAGCCATCGAGCAGACAGAGGCGGCACGCCCGCGAGGCACGCGCCTGCCGCGCCGTGCCCGACGGAACCAGCTGCTGGGCGCCGCCCAGGAAGTCTTCGTGGCACAGGGCTACCACGCGGCCGCGATGGACGACATCGCCGAGCGCGCCGGCGTCAGCAAGCCGGTGCTCTACCAGCACTTCCCGGGCAAGCTCGACCTGTATCTCGCACTGCTGGACCAGCACTGCGAGTCCCTGATCCAGGCCGTACGGAACGCGCTCGCGTCGACGACCGACAACAAGCAGCGTGTCCGGGCGACCATGGACGCCTATTTCGCGTACGTCGAGGACGACGGCGGCGCCTTCCGCCTGGTGTTCGAGTCGGATCTGACGAACGAGCCCGCGGTGCGCGAGCGCGTCGACAAGGTCACGAACGAGTGCGCCGAGGCGATCTGCGACGTCATCGCCGAGGACACCGGCCTGTCGCGGGCCGAGTCGATGCTGCTGGCCTCGGGCCTGGGCGGGCTCGCCCAGGTGGTGGCCCGCTCCTGGCTGCACAGCGACCGCAGCGTGCCGCGCGACCAGGCGGTCCAGCTGCTGACCTCGCTGGCCTGGCGCGGCATCGCCGGCTTCCCGCTGCACGGCACGGACCACCACTGA
- a CDS encoding alpha/beta hydrolase, with translation MSSTELPSVPPATVLPRVAPVRVAEGERLRSVRLPGTTLTVRSRPPAREGLPPALYVHGLGGSSQNWSALMQLLEDSVDGEAVDLPGFGDSPPPDDGDYSITGHTRAVIRHLDASGRGPVHLFGNSLGGAVSTRVAAVRPDLVRTLTLVSPALPEIRVQRTAVPTGLLAVPGVAGVFTRFTKEWTAEQRVRGVLALCYGDPGRVSPEAFRHAVEEMERRLQLPYFWDAMTRSARGLVNAYTLGGQHALWRQAERVLAPTLLIYGGRDQLVGFRMAQKAARTFRDSRLLTLPEAGHVAMMEYPQAVAGAFRDLLADARDSGDGAGASGGSVSAGGGATGSRGEAVASGGGKGGSGGGAGMSGTTNAGS, from the coding sequence ATGTCTTCGACCGAGCTGCCGTCCGTGCCGCCCGCCACTGTGCTCCCCAGGGTGGCACCTGTCAGGGTTGCGGAGGGCGAGCGCCTCAGGTCGGTGAGGCTGCCGGGGACAACGCTGACGGTGCGGTCGAGGCCCCCCGCGCGCGAGGGGTTGCCGCCCGCGCTGTACGTCCACGGCCTCGGCGGTTCCTCGCAGAACTGGTCGGCGTTGATGCAGCTGCTGGAGGACTCCGTCGACGGCGAGGCCGTCGATCTGCCGGGCTTCGGCGACTCCCCGCCGCCGGACGACGGTGACTACTCGATCACGGGGCACACGCGCGCGGTCATCCGTCATCTCGACGCCTCCGGGCGCGGCCCGGTGCATCTCTTCGGGAACTCGCTCGGCGGGGCCGTCTCCACCCGGGTCGCCGCGGTGCGGCCCGATCTCGTACGGACGCTCACCCTGGTGTCGCCCGCCCTGCCGGAAATCCGCGTCCAGCGCACGGCCGTACCGACGGGGCTGCTGGCGGTGCCAGGGGTGGCCGGGGTCTTCACGCGGTTCACCAAGGAGTGGACGGCGGAACAGCGCGTCCGCGGGGTCCTGGCCCTGTGTTACGGCGATCCCGGGCGGGTGTCGCCGGAAGCGTTCCGTCATGCCGTGGAGGAGATGGAGAGGCGGCTGCAGCTGCCGTACTTCTGGGACGCGATGACCCGCTCCGCGCGCGGGCTGGTGAACGCGTACACGCTGGGCGGCCAGCACGCGCTGTGGCGCCAGGCCGAGCGTGTCCTCGCGCCGACCCTGCTGATCTACGGTGGCCGGGACCAGCTGGTCGGCTTCCGCATGGCCCAGAAAGCCGCTCGTACTTTCCGCGACTCGCGCCTGCTTACCCTGCCGGAGGCGGGACATGTGGCGATGATGGAGTACCCGCAGGCGGTGGCCGGGGCGTTCCGGGACCTGCTCGCGGATGCTCGGGACTCCGGTGACGGAGCGGGTGCCTCCGGCGGCTCCGTGTCCGCCGGGGGTGGGGCGACCGGCTCCCGTGGCGAGGCGGTAGCCTCCGGCGGTGGGAAGGGTGGCTCCGGTGGCGGGGCCGGGATGTCAGGCACGACGAACGCAGGGAGCTGA
- a CDS encoding DUF3152 domain-containing protein: protein MGRHSRRGPAVQRAPKGDNTDMTDRGRPPGPPTGQQAPPMGGTPGYGATAPGFPSPADGTPARGVPRLPDGTPAHGMPRLPDGTPARGVPRMADGTPAHGFPRFPDGTPASGVPRVRGGHPEQREPGGAWGELDGRAGAGYGGQGPVIPRQRPAPRQDYLDAFEAEDDVFATRRSSAEVSHAADPYGSVTAWPAETGGDGVDGIDDDAPPTGEPASAKGGKGRTFTGIAAAAVTTVLAVVVAGQVASGGDDTAVQSQSATDQARDARDSASRGEGRPTPAEPAGAAALTYEQKMGKTYALSATLKGSGRFDAIKGIDRGPGTGRKYTYRVDVEQGLGLDGELFAEAVQKTLNDDRSWAHNGARTFERIYTGKPDFVITLASPGTTADWCAKSGLDTTVDNVSCDSAATERVMINAYRWAQGSETYGDQIHAYRQMLINHEVGHRLGYPHVTCDKNGDLAPVMQQQTKFLDHDGIHCRANPWPFPRS, encoded by the coding sequence GTGGGACGCCACAGTCGACGTGGACCTGCTGTCCAGCGTGCCCCCAAGGGCGACAACACGGACATGACGGACCGGGGTCGGCCTCCAGGACCGCCGACCGGTCAACAGGCGCCGCCGATGGGCGGGACGCCGGGATACGGCGCGACTGCGCCGGGGTTCCCGAGTCCCGCGGACGGCACGCCCGCGCGTGGTGTGCCCCGTTTGCCTGACGGTACGCCCGCGCACGGGATGCCACGCCTTCCCGACGGTACGCCGGCCCGTGGCGTTCCGCGTATGGCGGACGGTACGCCCGCGCACGGCTTTCCCCGGTTTCCCGACGGGACCCCTGCCAGTGGCGTCCCACGGGTTCGGGGTGGGCATCCCGAGCAGCGTGAACCTGGTGGTGCCTGGGGCGAGTTGGACGGGCGGGCCGGTGCCGGGTACGGCGGTCAAGGGCCCGTGATACCGCGTCAGAGGCCGGCGCCGCGGCAGGACTATCTCGACGCCTTCGAGGCGGAGGACGACGTCTTCGCAACCCGGAGGTCCTCGGCCGAGGTATCGCACGCCGCCGACCCGTACGGGTCGGTCACCGCCTGGCCCGCCGAGACCGGCGGCGATGGTGTCGACGGCATCGATGACGACGCGCCGCCGACCGGTGAGCCCGCGTCGGCCAAGGGCGGCAAGGGCCGGACGTTCACCGGGATCGCGGCCGCCGCCGTCACCACCGTGCTGGCCGTCGTCGTGGCCGGCCAGGTCGCGAGCGGGGGTGACGACACCGCCGTACAGTCGCAGTCCGCCACCGACCAGGCCCGGGACGCCCGCGACTCCGCCTCGCGCGGGGAGGGGCGGCCGACGCCCGCCGAGCCGGCCGGTGCGGCGGCGCTGACGTACGAGCAGAAGATGGGCAAGACGTACGCGCTCAGCGCCACTCTCAAGGGCTCGGGGAGGTTCGACGCGATCAAGGGGATCGACCGAGGGCCTGGCACCGGGCGGAAGTACACCTACCGCGTCGACGTGGAGCAGGGGCTCGGCCTGGACGGCGAACTCTTCGCCGAGGCCGTGCAGAAGACGCTCAACGACGACCGCAGTTGGGCCCACAACGGCGCCCGCACCTTCGAGCGCATCTACACCGGCAAGCCCGATTTCGTGATCACGCTCGCCAGCCCCGGCACCACCGCCGACTGGTGCGCCAAGTCCGGTCTGGACACCACCGTGGACAACGTGTCGTGCGACTCGGCCGCCACCGAACGCGTGATGATCAATGCGTATCGATGGGCGCAGGGATCGGAGACCTACGGTGATCAGATCCATGCGTACCGGCAGATGCTGATCAACCACGAGGTCGGCCATCGGCTCGGTTACCCCCACGTCACCTGTGACAAGAACGGCGATCTCGCCCCGGTCATGCAACAGCAGACCAAGTTCCTCGACCACGACGGAATCCACTGTCGAGCCAATCCCTGGCCTTTTCCGCGGAGTTGA
- a CDS encoding DUF3492 domain-containing protein has protein sequence MRIGLLTEGGYPYVSGDARLWCDRLVRGLGQHEFDIYALSRSERQEDEGWVPLPPQVGRVRTAPLWTAEEDGVGYGRRARRRFAECYGDLAAVLCAGSGAAPSDGAAAPEADRFASALYGLAELARDEGGLVRALRSETAVRALERACRAPGARRTAREARVPDLLAVAVHLERALRPLSLDWYEDGDLGSVDLCHAASGGLAALPGLLAHRFWGVPLLVTEYGVRLRTHYLSATESTSAVRALLTAFHGRLAAEIYDRAAIVTPGNAHARRWQERCGAGREKLRTVYPGMEAAHFAEVGESPEGADPHTLVWVGRVEPAKDLVSLLHAFAEIRKEEPKTRLRIVGAPSGPEGAAYLGHCKALAAQLFPDEADGPHAVGDNPVSFEEIGGPELPTLADAYAAGAVTVLSSVVEGFPISLVEAMLCGRATVSTDVGAVVEVIGGTGLVVPPRNPRAFAESCVALLREPERRTRLGAAARARALELFTVEQNITAFHSIYLDIVSRTPVRRVVLDETGEPLPFATPAEAHVPGRWTGRSARLVARGGPGWAAGPPVRATAPVPASEGA, from the coding sequence GTGCGCATCGGACTGCTTACGGAGGGTGGCTATCCGTATGTGAGCGGTGATGCCAGGCTCTGGTGCGACCGGCTCGTGCGCGGGCTCGGGCAGCACGAGTTCGACATCTACGCGCTGAGCCGCAGCGAGCGCCAGGAGGACGAGGGCTGGGTTCCGCTGCCGCCGCAGGTCGGCAGGGTGCGTACGGCACCGCTGTGGACGGCGGAGGAGGACGGGGTCGGGTACGGGCGGCGCGCGCGCCGGCGGTTCGCCGAGTGCTACGGCGACCTGGCCGCCGTACTGTGTGCGGGCAGCGGCGCGGCCCCCTCGGACGGGGCGGCGGCCCCTGAGGCGGACCGTTTCGCCAGCGCTCTGTACGGGCTCGCCGAACTCGCCCGCGACGAAGGCGGGCTGGTGCGCGCGCTCCGCTCCGAGACCGCGGTACGCGCCCTGGAGCGCGCCTGTCGAGCACCGGGCGCCCGGCGTACGGCGCGTGAGGCGCGCGTACCGGATCTGCTCGCCGTCGCCGTACACCTGGAACGCGCCCTGCGCCCCCTCTCGCTCGACTGGTACGAGGACGGCGACCTCGGCTCGGTCGACCTGTGCCACGCGGCGTCCGGCGGTCTCGCCGCCCTCCCCGGCCTGCTCGCCCACCGCTTCTGGGGCGTACCCCTGCTGGTGACCGAGTACGGCGTGCGGCTGCGCACCCACTACCTGTCCGCCACGGAGTCCACGTCGGCCGTACGGGCCCTGCTCACCGCCTTCCACGGCAGGCTCGCCGCCGAGATCTACGACCGGGCCGCGATCGTCACACCCGGCAACGCGCACGCCCGCCGCTGGCAGGAGCGCTGCGGCGCCGGCCGCGAGAAGCTCCGCACGGTCTACCCGGGCATGGAGGCCGCCCACTTCGCGGAGGTCGGCGAGTCACCGGAGGGCGCGGACCCGCACACCCTGGTCTGGGTCGGCCGGGTGGAACCGGCCAAGGACCTGGTGTCGCTGCTGCACGCCTTCGCCGAGATCCGCAAGGAGGAGCCCAAGACCCGCCTGCGGATCGTCGGCGCGCCCTCCGGCCCGGAAGGCGCCGCCTACCTCGGACACTGCAAGGCGCTGGCCGCGCAGCTCTTCCCGGACGAGGCGGACGGCCCGCACGCCGTCGGTGACAATCCGGTCTCCTTCGAGGAGATCGGCGGCCCGGAGCTGCCGACCCTCGCCGACGCTTATGCCGCGGGCGCCGTGACCGTCCTGTCGAGCGTCGTCGAGGGCTTCCCGATCAGCCTGGTCGAGGCCATGCTCTGTGGCCGCGCGACGGTCTCCACGGACGTCGGCGCGGTCGTCGAGGTCATCGGCGGCACCGGACTCGTGGTGCCCCCGCGCAATCCGCGGGCGTTCGCCGAGTCCTGCGTCGCGCTGCTGCGCGAGCCCGAGCGCCGTACACGCCTGGGCGCCGCCGCCCGGGCCCGCGCGCTCGAACTGTTCACCGTCGAGCAGAACATCACGGCATTTCACAGCATTTACCTGGATATCGTCTCGCGCACTCCGGTCCGGCGCGTGGTCCTCGACGAAACCGGCGAGCCCCTGCCGTTCGCCACCCCCGCCGAGGCCCACGTACCCGGCCGCTGGACCGGTCGGAGCGCGCGTCTCGTGGCCCGCGGCGGCCCCGGCTGGGCCGCGGGACCGCCGGTACGGGCCACGGCGCCGGTCCCCGCCAGTGAGGGAGCGTGA